A genomic region of Castor canadensis chromosome 16, mCasCan1.hap1v2, whole genome shotgun sequence contains the following coding sequences:
- the Spdl1 gene encoding protein Spindly isoform X1, with amino-acid sequence MEEDIITDLRNKLKEVENERLKAAQYGLQLLESQNELQDQLDKCRNEMMTVTEKYEQEKYTLRREVELKSRMLESLSCECDTVKQQQKKQLEQLEEQLSRSHGQEVTELKNKLEKLKVELDEARLSEKQLKHKVDHQKELLSRKAEEIRALSERVHESMSSEVLALQVELTEMKSAKTSLKEEVNELQYRQEQLERLSSNLMRQVDRLTEEKEEREKEAVSYYNALEKARVENQDLQVQLSQALQQALDPNSKGNSLFAEVEDRRAAMERQFNSMKVKYQSLKKQNAFYREQMQRMKLQVATLLQMKGSQTEFEQQERLFAMLEQKNGEIKHLLGEIRNLEKFKNFYESLESKPSAPANLCVPEDSTYYTDLLQLKLDNLNKENESARGELSIQRMKALLESQRALEIERKLFAKERCLQLSESENVKLRAKLDELKLKYEPEEKIEVPILKKRREVLPVDVTTPTDVCADSTVAKEVSSLSPQKEETQPCPPNLENDGLQLEKSASREKPVVSLSPHKNLPPDTQPKKEEKSVWLIDIPTDAEALRERGGDPPSSPRLSADTRLQTEVKEGKETASKMEKEPRKKSHPIIYVSSKPTPEVQCPQQ; translated from the exons atGGAGGAAGATATAATCACAGATCTGCGAAATAAGCTTAAAGAGGTTGAAAATGAGCGACTAAAGGCTGCACAGTATGGTTTACAACTCCTGGAGAGCCAGAATGAATTGCAGGATCAGTTGGATAAATGTCGTAATGAGATGATGACTGTGACTGAG AAATATGAACAAGAAAAGTACACTCTTCGGAGAGAAGTCGAGCTCAAGAGTCGAATGTTAGAAAGTTTGAGCTGCGAATGTGACACTGttaaacaacaacagaaaaagcaGCTGGAGCAGTTAGAAGAGCAGCTGAGCCGAAGCCACGGGCAGGAAGTGACTGAGCTGAAGAACAAG ttagaaAAACTGAAGGTGGAATTAGATGAGGCAAGGCTGAGCGAAAAGCAGCTGAAGCATAAAGTGGACCACCAGAAGGAACTCCTCTCTCGGAAAGCAGAGGAGATACGGGCGCTGTCTGAGCGGGTGCATGAGAGCATGTCTTCAGAGGTGCTCGCTCTTCAAGTTGAGCTGACTGAGATGAAAAGTGCGAAG ACCAGCCTCAAAGAAGAAGTGAATGAACTACAGTACAGGCAGGAACAACTAGAACGCCTCAGCTCTAACTTGATGCGCCAGGTGGACCGGCTtactgaagagaaagaagagcGGGAGAAGGAAGCAGTTTCCTACTATAATGCCTTGGAG AAAGCTCGTGTAGAAAATCAAGATCTTCAGGTGCAATTGAGTCAGGCCCTCCAGCAAGCCTTGGATCCCAATAGCAAAGGCAACTCTCTATTTGCAGAG GTGGAAGATCGAAGGGCAGCAATGGAGCGCCAGTTTAACAGTATGAAAGTCAAGTATCAGTCCTTAAAGAAGCAAAATGCATTTTATAGAGAACAGATGCAAAGAATGAAG CTACAAGTCGCTACGTTGCTGCAAATGAAAGGGTCTCAAACTGAATTTGAGCAGCAGGAGCGGTTGTTTGCCATGTTGGAACAGAAGAATGGTGAAATAAAACACCTTCTAGGTGAAATTAGAAACCTGGAGAAATTTAAG AATTTCTATGAAAGCTTGGAGTCTAAGCCTTCCGCACCAGCCAACCTGTGTGTTCCAGAAGACAGCACCTACTACACAGACCTACTGCAGCTGAAGCTCGATAACTTAAA CAAAGAGAACGAAAGCGCCAGGGGAGAGTTGTCCATTCAGCGGATGAAAGCGCTGCTCGAGAGTCAGCGGGCCCTGGAGATTGAGAGAAAACTGTTTGCAAAGGAAAGGTGCCTCCAGCTTTCGGAAAGTGAAAACGTGAAACTTAGAGCCAAACTGGATGAGCTGAAGCTCAAGTACGAGCCTGAAG agaagaTTGAAGTACCTATACTCAAAAAGAGGCGTGAGGTGCTGCCCGTGGATGTTACCACTCCTACAGATGTCTGTGCCGACAGCACTGTTGCGAAAGAAGTTTCTAGTCTCTCACCTCAGAAAGAGGAGACACAGCCCTGTCCTCCCAATTTAGAAAATGATGGCTTGCAGTTAGAAAAATCAGCTTCTAGAGAGAAGCCCGTGGTCAGTCTCTCTCCTCACAAAAATCTGCCCCCAGATACACAgccaaagaaggaagagaagtccGTGTGGCTCATAGACATTCCGACAGACGCCGAAGCCTTACGGGAAAGAGGCGGGGACCCCCCCAGCTCCCCGAG
- the Spdl1 gene encoding protein Spindly isoform X3: MEEDIITDLRNKLKEVENERLKAAQYGLQLLESQNELQDQLDKCRNEMMTVTEKYEQEKYTLRREVELKSRMLESLSCECDTVKQQQKKQLEQLEEQLSRSHGQEVTELKNKLEKLKVELDEARLSEKQLKHKVDHQKELLSRKAEEIRALSERVHESMSSEVLALQVELTEMKSAKTSLKEEVNELQYRQEQLERLSSNLMRQVDRLTEEKEEREKEAVSYYNALEKARVENQDLQVQLSQALQQALDPNSKGNSLFAEVEDRRAAMERQFNSMKVKYQSLKKQNAFYREQMQRMKLQVATLLQMKGSQTEFEQQERLFAMLEQKNGEIKHLLGEIRNLEKFKNFYESLESKPSAPANLCVPEDSTYYTDLLQLKLDNLNKENESARGELSIQRMKALLESQRALEIERKLFAKERCLQLSESENVKLRAKLDELKLKYEPEGKLRGVGTKSAQTEHVFLVDI; the protein is encoded by the exons atGGAGGAAGATATAATCACAGATCTGCGAAATAAGCTTAAAGAGGTTGAAAATGAGCGACTAAAGGCTGCACAGTATGGTTTACAACTCCTGGAGAGCCAGAATGAATTGCAGGATCAGTTGGATAAATGTCGTAATGAGATGATGACTGTGACTGAG AAATATGAACAAGAAAAGTACACTCTTCGGAGAGAAGTCGAGCTCAAGAGTCGAATGTTAGAAAGTTTGAGCTGCGAATGTGACACTGttaaacaacaacagaaaaagcaGCTGGAGCAGTTAGAAGAGCAGCTGAGCCGAAGCCACGGGCAGGAAGTGACTGAGCTGAAGAACAAG ttagaaAAACTGAAGGTGGAATTAGATGAGGCAAGGCTGAGCGAAAAGCAGCTGAAGCATAAAGTGGACCACCAGAAGGAACTCCTCTCTCGGAAAGCAGAGGAGATACGGGCGCTGTCTGAGCGGGTGCATGAGAGCATGTCTTCAGAGGTGCTCGCTCTTCAAGTTGAGCTGACTGAGATGAAAAGTGCGAAG ACCAGCCTCAAAGAAGAAGTGAATGAACTACAGTACAGGCAGGAACAACTAGAACGCCTCAGCTCTAACTTGATGCGCCAGGTGGACCGGCTtactgaagagaaagaagagcGGGAGAAGGAAGCAGTTTCCTACTATAATGCCTTGGAG AAAGCTCGTGTAGAAAATCAAGATCTTCAGGTGCAATTGAGTCAGGCCCTCCAGCAAGCCTTGGATCCCAATAGCAAAGGCAACTCTCTATTTGCAGAG GTGGAAGATCGAAGGGCAGCAATGGAGCGCCAGTTTAACAGTATGAAAGTCAAGTATCAGTCCTTAAAGAAGCAAAATGCATTTTATAGAGAACAGATGCAAAGAATGAAG CTACAAGTCGCTACGTTGCTGCAAATGAAAGGGTCTCAAACTGAATTTGAGCAGCAGGAGCGGTTGTTTGCCATGTTGGAACAGAAGAATGGTGAAATAAAACACCTTCTAGGTGAAATTAGAAACCTGGAGAAATTTAAG AATTTCTATGAAAGCTTGGAGTCTAAGCCTTCCGCACCAGCCAACCTGTGTGTTCCAGAAGACAGCACCTACTACACAGACCTACTGCAGCTGAAGCTCGATAACTTAAA CAAAGAGAACGAAAGCGCCAGGGGAGAGTTGTCCATTCAGCGGATGAAAGCGCTGCTCGAGAGTCAGCGGGCCCTGGAGATTGAGAGAAAACTGTTTGCAAAGGAAAGGTGCCTCCAGCTTTCGGAAAGTGAAAACGTGAAACTTAGAGCCAAACTGGATGAGCTGAAGCTCAAGTACGAGCCTGAAG GAAAACTCAGAGGAGTGGGTACCAAGAGTGCACAAACAGAACATGTGTTCCTTGTGGATATCTGA
- the Spdl1 gene encoding protein Spindly isoform X2 translates to MEEDIITDLRNKLKEVENERLKAAQYGLQLLESQNELQDQLDKCRNEMMTVTEKYEQEKYTLRREVELKSRMLESLSCECDTVKQQQKKQLEQLEEQLSRSHGQEVTELKNKLEKLKVELDEARLSEKQLKHKVDHQKELLSRKAEEIRALSERVHESMSSEVLALQVELTEMKSAKTSLKEEVNELQYRQEQLERLSSNLMRQVDRLTEEKEEREKEAVSYYNALELQVATLLQMKGSQTEFEQQERLFAMLEQKNGEIKHLLGEIRNLEKFKNFYESLESKPSAPANLCVPEDSTYYTDLLQLKLDNLNKENESARGELSIQRMKALLESQRALEIERKLFAKERCLQLSESENVKLRAKLDELKLKYEPEEKIEVPILKKRREVLPVDVTTPTDVCADSTVAKEVSSLSPQKEETQPCPPNLENDGLQLEKSASREKPVVSLSPHKNLPPDTQPKKEEKSVWLIDIPTDAEALRERGGDPPSSPRLSADTRLQTEVKEGKETASKMEKEPRKKSHPIIYVSSKPTPEVQCPQQ, encoded by the exons atGGAGGAAGATATAATCACAGATCTGCGAAATAAGCTTAAAGAGGTTGAAAATGAGCGACTAAAGGCTGCACAGTATGGTTTACAACTCCTGGAGAGCCAGAATGAATTGCAGGATCAGTTGGATAAATGTCGTAATGAGATGATGACTGTGACTGAG AAATATGAACAAGAAAAGTACACTCTTCGGAGAGAAGTCGAGCTCAAGAGTCGAATGTTAGAAAGTTTGAGCTGCGAATGTGACACTGttaaacaacaacagaaaaagcaGCTGGAGCAGTTAGAAGAGCAGCTGAGCCGAAGCCACGGGCAGGAAGTGACTGAGCTGAAGAACAAG ttagaaAAACTGAAGGTGGAATTAGATGAGGCAAGGCTGAGCGAAAAGCAGCTGAAGCATAAAGTGGACCACCAGAAGGAACTCCTCTCTCGGAAAGCAGAGGAGATACGGGCGCTGTCTGAGCGGGTGCATGAGAGCATGTCTTCAGAGGTGCTCGCTCTTCAAGTTGAGCTGACTGAGATGAAAAGTGCGAAG ACCAGCCTCAAAGAAGAAGTGAATGAACTACAGTACAGGCAGGAACAACTAGAACGCCTCAGCTCTAACTTGATGCGCCAGGTGGACCGGCTtactgaagagaaagaagagcGGGAGAAGGAAGCAGTTTCCTACTATAATGCCTTGGAG CTACAAGTCGCTACGTTGCTGCAAATGAAAGGGTCTCAAACTGAATTTGAGCAGCAGGAGCGGTTGTTTGCCATGTTGGAACAGAAGAATGGTGAAATAAAACACCTTCTAGGTGAAATTAGAAACCTGGAGAAATTTAAG AATTTCTATGAAAGCTTGGAGTCTAAGCCTTCCGCACCAGCCAACCTGTGTGTTCCAGAAGACAGCACCTACTACACAGACCTACTGCAGCTGAAGCTCGATAACTTAAA CAAAGAGAACGAAAGCGCCAGGGGAGAGTTGTCCATTCAGCGGATGAAAGCGCTGCTCGAGAGTCAGCGGGCCCTGGAGATTGAGAGAAAACTGTTTGCAAAGGAAAGGTGCCTCCAGCTTTCGGAAAGTGAAAACGTGAAACTTAGAGCCAAACTGGATGAGCTGAAGCTCAAGTACGAGCCTGAAG agaagaTTGAAGTACCTATACTCAAAAAGAGGCGTGAGGTGCTGCCCGTGGATGTTACCACTCCTACAGATGTCTGTGCCGACAGCACTGTTGCGAAAGAAGTTTCTAGTCTCTCACCTCAGAAAGAGGAGACACAGCCCTGTCCTCCCAATTTAGAAAATGATGGCTTGCAGTTAGAAAAATCAGCTTCTAGAGAGAAGCCCGTGGTCAGTCTCTCTCCTCACAAAAATCTGCCCCCAGATACACAgccaaagaaggaagagaagtccGTGTGGCTCATAGACATTCCGACAGACGCCGAAGCCTTACGGGAAAGAGGCGGGGACCCCCCCAGCTCCCCGAG